A genomic segment from Rhizoctonia solani chromosome 11, complete sequence encodes:
- a CDS encoding AMP binding enzyme, whose translation MSRNPDGTFSSQVAPLEGPEYPRDDLTVPQFMLDSTHPLRPIRDANSPWIIEDETGRGIGFEEIRSRVWGLANAISTRWSDIAEDDVVCIFSPNNVDYPITIWAAHRLSLAVSCANPGYTEDELVYQLEATKAKLLFVHPASLKTALSAAKKVGLSPTRIILFLEAKPTTSVGDFANIDQLVREGLDSKPNFVEKRLAPGENKTKIAFYSFSSGTTGKPKAVAIPHHSVLANVLQKAKHNRITDPTLSRKAARYRRGDVAIAVLPMFHIYGLIVVTHFNIFAGLPLVVIPKFNYEDMLKSIVKYRITHLYLVPPQVVLFVKHPATKRYDLSHCHYCMVGAAPLSSELTAQFIKQVPSVSVGQGYGMTETATTVLMAPLEHMGSGGVPGSAGRLIPNTTAKVVKVDGTLAGFDEPGELVVKGPQMALRYSNNEQATKETFVNGWVHTGDEVVINKDGDVFIVDRLKEILKVRGFQVAPAELEGFLLDHPLVSDVGVVGFPDEYSGEIPLAFVALSEEAKKGGKSQDALRKEITKFVADNKIKYKWLEGGVVFVDAVPKNPSGKILRRMLRDQAKTLTPAQRGVTQKGKL comes from the exons ATGTCCCGCAATCCAGACGGCACCTTTTCCTCCCAAGTCGCACCTCTTGAAGGTCCAGAATACCCCCGAGATGACCTGACTGTACCTCAGTTTATGCTCGATTCCACTCATCCTTTGCGCCCAATACGTGACGCAAACAGTCCTTGGATCATTGAGGATGAGACTGGTCGAGGAATTGGTTTCGAAGAGATCCGCTCGCGTGTATGGGGTCTGGCAAACGCCATTAGTACAAGATGGTCGGATATAG CCGAGGACGACGTCG TCTGTATTTTCTCGCCAAACAATGTCGACTACCCCATTACAATTTGGGCGGCTCATCGGCTTTCTCTTGCCGTCTCCTGCGCAAATCCTGGATACACAGAGGACGAGCTCGTATATCAACTCGAG GCTACGAAAGCCAAATTACTGTTTGTGCATCCTGCAAGTTTGAAAACAGCTCTGTCAGCTGCCAAAAAAGTTGGCCTGTCTCCCACGCGAATCATATTGTTCCTCGAAGCGAAACCAACTACCAGTGTTGGCGACTTTGCCAACATTGACCAGCTCGTACGAG AGGGCCTTGACTCGAAGCCTAATTTTGTAGAGAAGCGACTCGCACCGGGGGAGAACAAAACCAAAATCGCTTTTTATTCGTTTTCTAG TGGAACTACCGGCAAGCCAAAAGCCGTTGCAATCCCACACCATAGCGTGCTTGCAAATGTGCTGCAGAAGGCGAAACACAACAGGATCACAGATCCAACACTATCCCGTAAAGCAGCCCGCTACAGGCGTGGCGATGTGGCCATAGCGGTGTTGCCCATGTTTC ACATCTACGGGTTGATCGTGGTG ACCCATTTCAATATCTTCGCGGGGCTCCCTCTGGTAGTGATCCCGAAGTTCAATTACGAAGATATGCTGAAGAGTATTGTTAAGTATCGCATCACTCATCTCTA CCTTGTTCCACCACAAGTCGTACTTTTTGTGAAG CATCCAGCGACTAAACGATATGACCTTTCTCATTGTCACTACTGCATGGTTGGAGCAGCTCCCCTTTCATCCGAACTCACGGCCCAATTCATAAAGCAAGTTCCGAGCGTGAGCGTTGGACAAGGTTATG GAATGACGGAAACTG CCACCACTGTATTGATGGCTCCCCTCGAACACATGGGTAGCGGCGGGGTTCCTGGAAGTGCCGGACGCCTAATACCAAATACCACCGCCAAGGTTGTCAAGGTGGACGGCACACTCGCGGGCTTCGACGAGCCGGGCGAATTGGTAGTAAAAGGACCTCAGATGGCATTGAGGTACTCCAATAATGAACAAGC CACCAAGGAAACGTTTGTAAATGGTTGGGTACATACCGGCGATGAAGTCGTCATCAACAAGGACGGGGATGTATTCATTGTCGATCGCCTAAAGGAAATTCTCAAAGTGCGGGGGTTCCAGGTAGCTCCCGCAGAACTCGAGGGCTTCTTGTTGGATCACCCGCTGGTTTCTGACGTCGGGGTCGTTGGATTCCCTGATGAATACTCGGGAGAAATCCCATTAGCGTTTGTGGCCTTATCTGAAGAGGCAAAGAAGGGCGGGAAGAGCCAAGACGCGCTCAGGAAAGAAATTACCAAG TTCGTCGCCGATAATAAGATCAAATATAAGTGGCTGGAAGGGGGCGTGGTGTTTGTCGACGCTGTACCAAAGAACCCAAGCGGCAAGATCTTG CGCCGTATGTTGAGAGATCAAGCGAAGACACTTACTCCTGCCCAAAGGGGGGTTACTCAGAAAGGGAAATTGTAA